From uncultured Desulfobacter sp.:
GATTTCAAAACTTGCAGATCTGCCTAGGGGGCTTGTACTGGTGACAGGGCCCACCGGTTCCGGTAAATCAACCACCTTGGCTGCCGTCATTGACCAGGCCAACAGAAACAGAAAAGACCATATTATTACTGTGGAAGATCCCATTGAGTTTGTTCACAAAAGCCAGAAATGTATTGTGAACCACAGGGAAGTGGGGACCCATACCAAAACCTTTTCCTCTGCACTTCGCGGTGCGCTGCGTGAGGATCCGGATATTATCCTGGTGGGCGAGCTTCGAGATCTTGAAACCATTTCCCTGGCTGTTGAAGCAGCGTCCACCGGTCATCTGGTCTTTGGCACCCTGCATACATCAAGCGCCCATAAAACCGTGGACAGGCTTGTTGAAGTTTTTCCCAGCACCGAACAGGCCCAGATTCGATCCACACTGGCAGACGGCCTTCGTGCCATCGTGGCCCAGGTGCTGTTTAAACGGATTGACAAAAAAGGCCGTTGTGCCGCAATGGAAATCCTTGTGGCAACCCCTGCGGTCAGAAATCTTATCCGTGATTCCAAAACCCATCAGATTCCTTCCATGATCCAGACCGGCAAGCAGTTCGGGATGCAGCTTCTGGACGATGCCATCATGGCGCTGTATCAACAGGGGAAAATCAGTCCTGATGAGGCCTATGCAAAGGCAAATAACAAATCATTGTTCCGGCCGTTTCTTAAAAAGCCGCCTGCGGATTTCACAGAAGCGTGATCGCCGGGTTTGTCCAATAATAGGAGCAAGGCATGAAAAAACAGCAGCTTGATTATATCCTTACCAAAATGTTGGATTCCCACGATAATGTGTCGGACCTGAACATTACGCCGGGAAAACCCCTCCAGGTGGAGAGTTCAGGACAGCTTACAGCCATTGATCTGGGGCCGGAATTTCGTATCCTGACGCCGTTTCAAACTGAGGTTATGGCCCTCAATCTTATCAATAATGACAGAAAACAGCTTGAAACCCTGCTGCGGGAAGGCAGCTGTGATTTATCTTACCAGCTGAGTACCAAGGCAAGATTCAGGGTGAACATTTTTTCCAGGTCAGGCAAATACGCCATTGTATTAAGAAAACTTGAAACCACCATCCCTTCCATTGAAAAACTCAATCTGCCGGAAAGTTTTCATAAAATGGCCGAGGAGAAGAACGGCATCATCTTTGTTACAGGTTCCACAGGTTCAGGCAAATCCACCTCACTGGCCGCGCTTTTAGATAAGATCAATGAGACCAAATCCGTGCATGTGATTACCCTGGAAGATCCCATAGAGTACCAGCATACCCAGAAACGATCCACCTTTAATCAGCGGGAACTGGGGATGGATTTCGACACCTTTGCTTCGGGCCTGCGGGCGGCCTTGCGCCAGGCCCCCAAGGTTATTCTGGTGGGCGAAATGCGTGACCGGGAAACGGTTGAAATCGGCTTGGCCGCTGCCGAGACCGGTCATCTGGTGGTCTCCACGCTGCACACCGTGGATGCCGGACAGACCATCAACCGCCTGCTGGGCATGTTTTCCACGGAAGAGGAAACACAGATTCGCATTCGTCTGGCCGACACTGTCCGGTGGGTGGTGGCCCAGCGGCTTTTGCCCAAGGTGGGCGGAGGGCGCGTGGCCGCCTTTGAAATCATGGCCACCAATCTGCGGGTCAAGGATACCATTTTAAACGGAGAGTCTGAAGGAAAGACCTATAATGACATTATTGTTGCCGGTAAACCCCAGGGGATGATTTCCTTTGACGAGTTTATTGTAAATTTGTATGAAGGGGGAAAGATAGACGAAAATACGGCCATGGCCTATGCGTCACGCAAGGATATTGTGGGCAGGGGGCTTGACCGGATCAAGAGTGCCAGGGGTATATCCACCAGTGGCATTCAGTCCCTTGAGATTGACCGCGGTTACGGGGGAGAGGAGGATGACTTATTATGAAGATTGCTTGCCCGACATGCGGCATTAATGCAAACCTGCCTGATGATAAGATACCAAAAGACAAGGATTTTTCATTCAAATGTCCCAAATGCGGGGCCTCTGTTCCCGTTAAAGCATCGGCCTCCTTCCCGGAGGGTTCCGGTTTTGAGCCGCATGCGGCCGACATGGGCCCGGATACGCCTAAGCTTCAGGCCGGCGGGCTGAAGCAGGCGCTGGTCTGCATCGCACCGTGCCTGGCCCGCAACCGGATTATGGCTGGGCTGAAACATGCCGGGTTGAAGGCTGTTGTGCCTGAAACGCTGGCCCAGGCACTGAAAAATCTTGAATATTATGTTTACCCGCTGGTGGTGATTGATGAAGCCTTTGATACTGACAAGGCTCTTGCTGCTTACATGAACAATATGGATATGTTCCTTCGCCGTAAGATTTGTCTTGTCCGGCTCGGCCCGGATTTTGAGACCGGTAATGCCATGACGGCCTTGGAGCTGAGCGCGAATTATGTGATAAAATCCCAGGATCTTGAGCAGGAAGACGCCTCCCTGGTGGATAATGTTTTGGCCGTGGCCCTGTCCGAACATGAACAGATGTATGCTGTGTTCAATGATTCGATGAAAGCTGCGGGCAAAGCGTGATATTTTTTTGTTCCTTTTATGACTCTGCGCGCGCAAAACTGGTATGAGCCGGGGAACCTGGGGGAGTGGTTCAAACGGCTCTGCTCGGTTTTAAATTTGGCCGTTTTTTTGGTCACCTGTATTATTCTTATATCTGAATTCCGTTTTGACTGGTGCGAACGCCTGGTGGGCAATTATCTTTCTTTTACCAATGACACCCGCCCTGAAAACGGTGCCATCTGGGACGCGGGAAGGCACATGGTTAATGCGTTACAATCCCTGGATCAAATGGCACTTGCGCGTGAAAGCGCCGGACGAACAGTGAGGACTGCAGATTCCTTTGCAGACTTGGCGGCTAAACTCGGGCCTGGGGAGTGGGCCACACTGGACAAGGAGCGGTTCCGGGCGTTGTATTTGTCTTTACCCCCCTACCGCCGCAGGAATGTGGTGGATCCGGTGCGCCTGGTGTGGCTGCTCAACGGCGGTGTCACCGACCGGATTTTCTGCGAAGGCCGCATGGGCGGCATGAAGATTTTTTTCATTGATACCCAGAACCGGGTTGTTCAGCAGGTAGATCTGGATGTCCAGACCTTGGGCAACAACGGCAATCGCGCCGTGATTCCGGGAACCTTGGATGATGCCCCTGAATTTTTTGGCAGAATTTATCCGGCATCCCTTTTCTTTACAGCCGTCTCAAGGCTGCCAGGGGACATGAGATCCGATCTGATTCTAAATACGGAAGATCTTTTATCTGAAAAAGGCTTTATTGATCGGGTGGGGGTGGGCAATTCCGCCCAGGACGGTTTTATCAGCCTGGGATTTGAATTCCGGCACCTGGGCGAATCCAGGGTGGTGGCGGTTAAAGCCCGGGAATGGGCGGTCTGGCAATTGACCCTGGTGATGAAGGGGGAAGGGTGATGCGGTTGTTTTCATGGCTGGTCTCCCTGGTGCGGCTGCTGTTTTATACAGGGCTCCTTGCCGTTGGTATCATGGCTGCAGCATGCTGCCTGATGATTTTTCATATTGCCCAGGACCTTCCCAAACTGCCATCGCCTTTAAGCCGTATTATTGAAACCCCCCAGAGTTTGATCTATGCCGCAGACGGCCAGGTACTCATTGCCCTTGGAGAAAAAACATCCGTTTCCCTGGACATGGTGTCTCCGGATTTTCTTAATGCCATTGTAGCCACCGAGGATCACAGATTTTTTGAACATCATGGTGTAAATAAGCTTCGTACCATTAAAGCCTTGTATATCACCTTGTTTGAACCCGGCCGGATTGAAGGTGCCTCAACCATTACCCAACAGTTGGCCAAGAATCTTTTTTTCAGTTTTGAAAAGACCTGGCAGCGCAAATTCAAGGAAATGCTGGTGGCATTTCAGATTGAGCAGGCCAATACCAAGGAGCAGATACTTGAGGCCTATATCAATCAGATCCATTTCGGGGCCGGGGCCCAGGGCATTGAAAGAGCCGCCCGCATGTATTTTGATAAATCGGCCCAGGATTTGACCCTGCCGGAAGCTGCATTGCTTGCGGGTCTTCCCAAATCTCCCACCCAGTATAATCCTTTCCGGCATTATGATAAAGCTCTTGCCCGGCGGCGGGTGGTGTTAAACCGCATGGTGGCGGCTGGGTTTATTTCAGCAGATGAGGCCGCTAGGACCGATGCCTTTCGTCCGGAACTGCACGATGGCCGCAAAGATGCCCGTACCGGCAGTTATTTTCTGGATGCCATGATCCAAGAACTCGTAAAAATGTACGGCGAGGATGTGGTGTATCATGGCGGCATTAAGGTTTACTCTACCATGGATTCAAGACTCCAGGCCGATGCCAGTACCGCGGTAATGGATGGGATGGCCCGGCTTGATGAACTCATGGGGCTGGATCAAGGGGTGGGCGACAAACCCCAGGCGGCCTTGGTGGCGATTGATACCGCCAGCGGAGCGGTTAAGGCCATGGTGGGCGGCAGGGATTATTATACCAGTGAATTCAACCGGGCCTTGAATAGCAGGCGCCAGGCCGGCAGCGGATTTAAACCTTTTTTATACTATGCCGCTTTCAGAGATAGAAAACTGCACCCGGCCAGCGTTTTCCAGGACAGGCCTGTGGCCATTCCCATTAAAGGGGCACCTGACTGGTCCCCCCAGAATTTTGAGAAAAGATACAGGGGTCCCATGATCCTTAAGCAGGCCCTGATCCATTCGGTGAACAGCATTGCGGCCCAGGTGGTGGCAGATGTGGGGCCTGCTGCTGTGGAGGATGTGGCCCAGGCCTGTGGTGTAAAAAGTCCGTTAAAATCCGTATATTCCCTGGCCCTGGGTACGTCTGATGTCAGCATCATGGATATGGCAGCCGGTTTTTCCACCTTGGCCTCTCTGGGCATTTATCATAAACCATTTTTATTTTGGCGGATTGAGGATGCAAGGGGCAGGGTGCTTTTTGAGCATATTGTCAAGGATCGCAGGGTATTGGATGCGGCAACAGCTTTCCAGGTGGTGGACATGATGCAGGGCGTTGTGGACTTTGGATCGGGCAGGGGAGTCCGGCGTCTGGGATTCAAGCGTCCGGCAGCCGGGAAAACCGGCACCACGGACAATTATAATGATGCCTGGTTCACCGGGTTTACCCCGTCCCTTTGCGTATCCGTATGGACCGGGTATGACAAGAAGAAAAAACTTAAAGATAAAAATCGCAGAGGAATTACCGGGGGACGCGGAGCTGTGCCGATCTGGACGGATTTCATGATCCGGGCCATGAAAAATGAGCCGGAGCGTGATTTTTTGGTGCCGCCGGATATCCGGTATGAAATAGTGGAAAAAACCACGGGGGGTCTGTCTGTTTCCCGGCAAAATCAAAATATGGTTGATGGCACAGATGCGTCGCAGCCCGTGGCAGATTCTTCCGGCACCATTCGTGTCGCGTTGAAAAAGGGCCAAAACCCTTGCCGGGGATATTAAGATGGTTCGTATTGTTCGACATATCAGCGTCCGGTTTTGGCTGACAAACCTGATGGTTTTGCCTTCGGGGTTTATTTTGTTTCCCCGGTTGTCCGGGTGGCTTTCGGATATGCCTGCTTCGGTATTTATCCCCCTGATGTATGTATTCTGCGGTCTGGGACTTGGTATATTCATGGATGTTGTAGGGTTCTGGCGCATAAAGAAACTGGTCCGGGACGCGCAGTTGTGGGAGCGTTCCGGTATTGCCACCCGGGCTGAAAAAAAGTTTATCCGGGCGGTTCGGATTTATGACAGTGCCTGGATATCTCCGTTGGCTGCACGGCGGGCAAAGCCGATGCTCATTTCTTCCCTGGCACGGTTTTATCTGGCGTCGGGCAGCCGGCGCCGGGAAATCCAGGGGGCTGCCAGTGCCTGGCTGGCACAAAATCCCAAGGACCAGAGCCTTGCCCGGTTTTGGCTTGAACGTGTCCACGATCAGGATATGTCCGGAACTTTTCCCCAGTCCATACTGACGGCTTTGGCAGATAGCTGGTATGCAGATCCTGAGCTTTGCCCGATACTGGTGGATGTTTTTTTGGACCAGGGCCGGATGGATTTTTCAGCGAGGCGTTTGTACCGATCCTTTCTGGAAATGATTGACATGACAGGTGGAGACAAAGACGCATCACAACAGGATAAGACCCGGGCTGAAGCGATCCGGGACATGATGTCGGAACGCCTGGATACGCCTGAGCCGGAATTTGAACCTGAACTGGAAATGCTGGAGCCGGGATCGGGTACACTTGGGGATGAAAGGGGTGGTTTGATGACATTTATTCCCAAGGATCAAGGGGGCGACGGCCTGTTGACAAGCCTGGGTGACCAGGCATTTGGAGACGGCCCGGCAGGGTGGTGGCCGGAAGATGATATCTATGCCGGGCAGCAAACGTCCAGCCGGATGTCAGCCCTGATGTCCGGAATCAGCAGAAAAGTGACTGGGGGGGGCTTTTTTATCGCAGACAGAACCGGAAAAGCCAAATACGCTGTTTTAAATCTGATACAAGCCCGGGAAAAATGGTGGGGGCGGGTGCGGGGCGTCATGATTGCCGGCTTAGGCGTCTGGCTGGTTTTCTTTATATGGGGTACGCTTTCTCATATGTTTAAAACAGCAGAGCAGCCAGCCCAGCAGATAAAGGTTGTGATTCCAAAACCGTTTACCATCCAGGTGGCTGCCTACCATAAAAAAGCCCATGCCGATAATTATATGGCAACTCTTGCCAAAAAAGGGGTTGAACCCACCATCAAGGTTATGGACGGCGGGGGCAAAACTTGGTATCTGGTTCGTGTATCTGAGTTCACTGATCAGAAAAGTGCCCAGACCTACGGTAACCGATTAAAAGCCGATCACATCATTGACGAATTTTTTGTAACCCAAAATTGAGTCCTTTATAGATTGATTACCTTGTCGGCTAATTGCATGGCTGTGACAATATCCAGCATATTGGTGGTCTGGCCTATGGCTTTTTTTTCCATCAGATCCAGGTGGGTCAGGCAGGTTCCGCATACAAGAATGGTGACGCCTGATTCTTCAAACGCACGTAATTCTTCAAGCACTGCAGAATCAACCGTGGCAAGAGTGACGCCATGGTTGACAAAAATCAGGCGCCATAGATCTTTTCCCATTTCTTTAAGGGTTTTGATGAAATTGATCATCAGCTTTGTGCCTAAATCATCATCCCCAACACCAAATTTGTTGGAGGCGACCATCACCATGATTTTTGCCGGGCTGTCCTCTGTCGACGATTCGGTGCCAGAGGCTGACCGCCCGGCCGGCCCGGAAGCAAGTTTAACCGCAGCGGCCTGGTCCCGGGTGCCTTCCACAACAGACATGGTTCCCTCGGATTCCACGCCGACCTCAAAACCGGCATAGGTTAGAAATCGGCTGACGTTTTCGACGGCAGCGTCGTTGTCCACCAGCACCCGGATTTTCGACAAAGCGTCGTTCTCAAGGCTTTTTTTTGTTTCCAGCACAGGTGCCGGACAATCCATTTTTCTGCAGTCAAGTTCTTTTACCATTCTATTTTAAGTTCTCCTTGTAGAGGCCGTTTATTGGGTGTGCCTATGTGATAAATTGATTTAATTTAAAACTTGAATGACCATCAAGTCAAATAGACAGACTTGATGATTATTTTTAGAAACATATAGATTTTCAATACAGCTATTCTGTAACAATCTGTCGAGCCCATTGGCAAATTTGTTCAAAACCTGAAAATCTCCATTTGACTGGAAAGTCCCGGCACTGAGCAGGTTTGACAGGATTGATGCGGCACCCATTGCTGTCCAGGAAAATACAGGAGCCGTCAGGTGCATCAATAATTGAAAGCCCGTTGCGGTCCCGGGTCAGGCAGGTGAAAGTCTCTATAAAATCCCGGACATCCATATTTAGAAATTCGGCAATGATATCCGGTTCTCTCGCACCCAGGCGGACGTATCCACTTTGTCTGCAGCAGGCCCCGCAACCCAGGCATTCAAATCGTGTCAGGTCTAATTTATTGTTTTTTGTCATTATTTACTTAGCATATATCTGGTGAAAACAAGATTGTCAAACGAACAGATTGATATT
This genomic window contains:
- a CDS encoding PilT/PilU family type 4a pilus ATPase → MKKQQLDYILTKMLDSHDNVSDLNITPGKPLQVESSGQLTAIDLGPEFRILTPFQTEVMALNLINNDRKQLETLLREGSCDLSYQLSTKARFRVNIFSRSGKYAIVLRKLETTIPSIEKLNLPESFHKMAEEKNGIIFVTGSTGSGKSTSLAALLDKINETKSVHVITLEDPIEYQHTQKRSTFNQRELGMDFDTFASGLRAALRQAPKVILVGEMRDRETVEIGLAAAETGHLVVSTLHTVDAGQTINRLLGMFSTEEETQIRIRLADTVRWVVAQRLLPKVGGGRVAAFEIMATNLRVKDTILNGESEGKTYNDIIVAGKPQGMISFDEFIVNLYEGGKIDENTAMAYASRKDIVGRGLDRIKSARGISTSGIQSLEIDRGYGGEEDDLL
- a CDS encoding PBP1A family penicillin-binding protein, with translation MGGLAIDPGDEGGRVMRLFSWLVSLVRLLFYTGLLAVGIMAAACCLMIFHIAQDLPKLPSPLSRIIETPQSLIYAADGQVLIALGEKTSVSLDMVSPDFLNAIVATEDHRFFEHHGVNKLRTIKALYITLFEPGRIEGASTITQQLAKNLFFSFEKTWQRKFKEMLVAFQIEQANTKEQILEAYINQIHFGAGAQGIERAARMYFDKSAQDLTLPEAALLAGLPKSPTQYNPFRHYDKALARRRVVLNRMVAAGFISADEAARTDAFRPELHDGRKDARTGSYFLDAMIQELVKMYGEDVVYHGGIKVYSTMDSRLQADASTAVMDGMARLDELMGLDQGVGDKPQAALVAIDTASGAVKAMVGGRDYYTSEFNRALNSRRQAGSGFKPFLYYAAFRDRKLHPASVFQDRPVAIPIKGAPDWSPQNFEKRYRGPMILKQALIHSVNSIAAQVVADVGPAAVEDVAQACGVKSPLKSVYSLALGTSDVSIMDMAAGFSTLASLGIYHKPFLFWRIEDARGRVLFEHIVKDRRVLDAATAFQVVDMMQGVVDFGSGRGVRRLGFKRPAAGKTGTTDNYNDAWFTGFTPSLCVSVWTGYDKKKKLKDKNRRGITGGRGAVPIWTDFMIRAMKNEPERDFLVPPDIRYEIVEKTTGGLSVSRQNQNMVDGTDASQPVADSSGTIRVALKKGQNPCRGY
- a CDS encoding SPOR domain-containing protein — its product is MVRIVRHISVRFWLTNLMVLPSGFILFPRLSGWLSDMPASVFIPLMYVFCGLGLGIFMDVVGFWRIKKLVRDAQLWERSGIATRAEKKFIRAVRIYDSAWISPLAARRAKPMLISSLARFYLASGSRRREIQGAASAWLAQNPKDQSLARFWLERVHDQDMSGTFPQSILTALADSWYADPELCPILVDVFLDQGRMDFSARRLYRSFLEMIDMTGGDKDASQQDKTRAEAIRDMMSERLDTPEPEFEPELEMLEPGSGTLGDERGGLMTFIPKDQGGDGLLTSLGDQAFGDGPAGWWPEDDIYAGQQTSSRMSALMSGISRKVTGGGFFIADRTGKAKYAVLNLIQAREKWWGRVRGVMIAGLGVWLVFFIWGTLSHMFKTAEQPAQQIKVVIPKPFTIQVAAYHKKAHADNYMATLAKKGVEPTIKVMDGGGKTWYLVRVSEFTDQKSAQTYGNRLKADHIIDEFFVTQN
- a CDS encoding YkgJ family cysteine cluster protein encodes the protein MTKNNKLDLTRFECLGCGACCRQSGYVRLGAREPDIIAEFLNMDVRDFIETFTCLTRDRNGLSIIDAPDGSCIFLDSNGCRINPVKPAQCRDFPVKWRFSGFEQICQWARQIVTE
- a CDS encoding zinc-ribbon domain-containing protein — translated: MKIACPTCGINANLPDDKIPKDKDFSFKCPKCGASVPVKASASFPEGSGFEPHAADMGPDTPKLQAGGLKQALVCIAPCLARNRIMAGLKHAGLKAVVPETLAQALKNLEYYVYPLVVIDEAFDTDKALAAYMNNMDMFLRRKICLVRLGPDFETGNAMTALELSANYVIKSQDLEQEDASLVDNVLAVALSEHEQMYAVFNDSMKAAGKA
- the yedF gene encoding sulfurtransferase-like selenium metabolism protein YedF, translating into MVKELDCRKMDCPAPVLETKKSLENDALSKIRVLVDNDAAVENVSRFLTYAGFEVGVESEGTMSVVEGTRDQAAAVKLASGPAGRSASGTESSTEDSPAKIMVMVASNKFGVGDDDLGTKLMINFIKTLKEMGKDLWRLIFVNHGVTLATVDSAVLEELRAFEESGVTILVCGTCLTHLDLMEKKAIGQTTNMLDIVTAMQLADKVINL
- a CDS encoding type IV pilus twitching motility protein PilT, whose protein sequence is MAEIDAFFKLMNDQGASDLHLTAGQQPALRLHGDIERIKYDKLTNDKLRGMLYEITSQEKIKEFEETGDVDFGYEIPGLARYRANYFMQKNGIAAVFREIPSNILTAEELGLPAVISKLADLPRGLVLVTGPTGSGKSTTLAAVIDQANRNRKDHIITVEDPIEFVHKSQKCIVNHREVGTHTKTFSSALRGALREDPDIILVGELRDLETISLAVEAASTGHLVFGTLHTSSAHKTVDRLVEVFPSTEQAQIRSTLADGLRAIVAQVLFKRIDKKGRCAAMEILVATPAVRNLIRDSKTHQIPSMIQTGKQFGMQLLDDAIMALYQQGKISPDEAYAKANNKSLFRPFLKKPPADFTEA